One Nesterenkonia populi DNA window includes the following coding sequences:
- a CDS encoding TniB family NTP-binding protein, producing MMRNGANTPDEESSRDTSVDHARQQEAVAHPKKAELRSLAPAYDKEKHASYVEHLEAAVRDPRNKNIALTGRYGSGKSSILDRFIENQEAANEENPETSSHQPQKILRISINTLGNDDDEHLANRIQKELVKQLVYRAAPGEIKHSRFARTRELTPQRAVGEAFVVTIILCGTLWLFGLRPESGVFGDADELWSMLMFALIVLAATSAGRWVLGNRGVSQFSTSGTSISFDKKTDSYFDEYLDEIMAFFEETEPDIVVFEDLDRFDEPQIFDSLRELNTLINTSAHWMKRKDRPLRFVYAIKDSLFERLGKDQQTGGDETEEPSDEDNSRATSRAPESDGSLTVNDKARSAVERANRTKFFEIVIPVVPFLSHSNARDLLSKELKKSLPENTSISRELLDLVARNATDMRLLINICNEFVVFAQRLLWVERPAPGMEPDDLFALVVYKNFHPADFEALPHRGSALDVLEGKRQELVRFSIDTLQNRRRDLHRVNELQHKQDTIADNLGERLKALLSVMPGELQQLVIGEQSYKIADAQRRGFWERAAQAQALSAEFQVPQRGFSGATVKKTVDLESAHLKTLFPDGLDPNQWREPEPEELHRQRAQIDADIAELRGADYKALAQDPRFTFEESTFDRHIERTLHSDLARQLVRRGFINRYYAEYSATFYGDFLGVDVANFFRNSVWPNEMLVDFEFTTPDAVSNVLQQAPEGFASSRSALNVQVVNYMLENEPALARDLSAFVAAEQGDDPRVFLKAFFNEPSVRKTDLVCFLAEHPWRGLFDRLALPDTVSDEETRSSLLDAALRNARDAASYRFGTQVTDLIAERHSTLTAFTKEHGPKRTNVMFSITKTLDLRVPALEPIAKGLRKLLIDEHLYVLTAENLRVALSLNNNDPVALDEVRISDPVWQRIQQDPDTYFGVVEEDPVTPYVVQSAETLHEVLIDQHEGWSSDQINTVLRSSAPEATLPTISKLPEATWPSVAAARRMSPSPANLLTYSNERGFDRNLAQVLLAGEDDLPVEMENLEATDAELLQELLVLILNAATFLSPKVRVSLALQIIPEPQPDELPVAEVEPQEDDLLAELLEAGLVPDTAETFEHFATAGWGAVARAFEVSEKAAEFLSPELVGGHAAELLRKPRVPVKTKMRILNELKTFVEDDDSEGLKEAGGLAHAKEMSLPLAEVERIAPYASEAQHVVWQLAQLGQEISSDDVIRILGKLDDGFEGFNQASGHEFDVPRTESITSLLERLRNEGLVELPRGGKRHRKKVKLV from the coding sequence ATGATGAGGAATGGCGCGAACACCCCGGATGAAGAGTCCTCAAGGGATACCTCAGTAGATCATGCACGCCAGCAAGAAGCTGTGGCGCACCCCAAGAAGGCTGAGCTTCGATCACTCGCTCCCGCATATGACAAGGAAAAACACGCCTCCTACGTCGAGCACCTTGAGGCCGCAGTTCGCGATCCGAGAAACAAAAATATCGCGCTGACCGGTCGTTACGGTTCTGGAAAGTCCAGCATTTTAGACCGTTTCATTGAAAACCAAGAGGCAGCTAACGAGGAAAACCCAGAAACGAGCTCCCACCAGCCTCAGAAAATTCTGCGCATCAGTATCAATACTCTCGGAAATGACGACGATGAGCACCTGGCGAATCGGATTCAAAAGGAGCTTGTCAAACAACTCGTGTATCGTGCCGCGCCTGGTGAGATCAAGCATTCGCGCTTCGCTCGCACAAGAGAGCTGACGCCACAACGCGCCGTCGGCGAGGCATTTGTGGTCACGATCATTCTCTGCGGGACTCTCTGGCTCTTCGGCCTCAGGCCAGAATCGGGTGTATTTGGCGATGCCGATGAACTCTGGTCCATGCTCATGTTCGCACTAATCGTTCTCGCTGCTACTTCGGCTGGACGCTGGGTGCTTGGCAACCGCGGTGTCTCCCAGTTCTCCACGAGTGGCACTTCCATCTCATTCGATAAGAAAACAGACTCATACTTCGATGAGTACCTGGACGAAATCATGGCGTTCTTCGAGGAGACAGAACCTGACATAGTAGTTTTCGAGGACCTTGATCGATTCGATGAGCCACAGATTTTCGACTCGCTACGTGAGCTGAATACTCTGATTAACACTTCCGCCCATTGGATGAAGCGGAAAGATCGTCCACTCAGATTCGTCTATGCAATCAAGGACAGTCTCTTCGAGCGCCTCGGCAAAGACCAGCAAACAGGAGGTGACGAAACTGAAGAACCCAGTGACGAAGACAACTCAAGAGCGACGTCTAGGGCACCTGAGTCCGATGGTTCGCTGACTGTCAACGATAAGGCCAGGAGCGCTGTCGAGCGGGCCAACAGGACTAAGTTTTTCGAGATCGTCATTCCAGTTGTTCCCTTTCTATCTCATAGCAATGCTCGAGACTTGCTCAGTAAAGAGTTGAAGAAGAGCCTCCCCGAGAACACCTCGATCAGCCGCGAACTCTTGGACCTGGTCGCTCGTAATGCCACGGACATGCGTCTGCTGATCAATATCTGCAATGAGTTCGTGGTCTTCGCTCAACGACTTCTGTGGGTTGAAAGACCAGCGCCTGGTATGGAACCAGACGACCTATTCGCTCTTGTCGTCTACAAGAACTTCCACCCGGCAGACTTCGAAGCACTCCCCCACCGAGGAAGTGCCCTGGATGTGCTGGAAGGGAAGCGTCAAGAATTGGTCCGCTTCTCAATTGACACGCTGCAGAACCGTAGACGTGATCTACATCGCGTCAATGAGCTTCAACACAAGCAGGACACCATTGCTGACAATCTAGGTGAACGGCTCAAGGCACTGCTTTCAGTCATGCCAGGCGAGCTTCAACAGCTCGTAATCGGCGAGCAGAGCTATAAGATCGCAGATGCACAGCGCCGAGGCTTCTGGGAAAGGGCCGCCCAAGCTCAGGCGCTGTCAGCGGAGTTCCAAGTTCCCCAGCGCGGCTTCTCAGGGGCAACAGTCAAAAAAACCGTCGATCTGGAGTCAGCACATCTAAAGACCTTGTTCCCAGATGGTTTAGATCCAAACCAGTGGCGCGAACCCGAGCCTGAGGAACTCCATAGACAGCGCGCACAGATCGATGCCGATATAGCTGAATTGCGTGGTGCCGACTATAAGGCCTTAGCGCAAGACCCACGGTTCACGTTTGAAGAGTCAACTTTTGACAGACACATTGAACGGACCCTGCACTCGGACCTTGCACGTCAGCTCGTGCGACGAGGCTTCATAAACCGTTACTACGCCGAATACTCGGCAACCTTCTACGGTGACTTCCTTGGTGTAGACGTCGCAAATTTCTTCCGAAACAGCGTCTGGCCGAACGAAATGCTCGTGGATTTCGAGTTCACAACTCCAGACGCGGTATCAAATGTGCTTCAGCAAGCACCGGAAGGCTTTGCCAGCTCACGCAGCGCACTCAACGTTCAAGTTGTGAACTACATGCTCGAAAACGAACCTGCATTAGCACGGGACCTATCGGCATTCGTCGCCGCTGAACAAGGGGACGACCCTCGCGTCTTCCTGAAGGCCTTCTTCAATGAACCATCAGTCCGGAAAACTGACCTGGTCTGTTTCCTGGCAGAACATCCATGGCGTGGCTTGTTTGATCGATTAGCCCTACCGGACACTGTCTCTGATGAAGAGACCCGGTCCTCTCTCCTTGATGCAGCTTTACGGAACGCGAGAGATGCTGCTTCTTACAGATTCGGCACCCAAGTGACAGACCTGATCGCGGAACGCCACTCCACACTTACAGCATTCACTAAAGAACACGGGCCCAAGAGAACGAACGTCATGTTCTCCATTACGAAAACCCTTGACTTACGCGTGCCGGCTTTGGAACCCATAGCCAAGGGGCTGCGTAAGCTCCTAATTGATGAACACCTGTATGTCCTCACTGCCGAAAACCTGCGAGTTGCTCTGAGTCTCAATAACAACGATCCGGTGGCCCTGGACGAGGTGCGCATCAGCGATCCAGTCTGGCAGCGCATCCAGCAAGATCCTGACACATACTTCGGGGTGGTGGAGGAAGACCCCGTGACCCCGTACGTTGTGCAGTCTGCAGAAACGTTGCATGAGGTCCTCATCGACCAGCATGAGGGATGGTCGAGTGACCAGATCAACACGGTACTGCGGAGTAGCGCTCCGGAGGCGACGTTGCCAACTATTAGTAAGCTGCCAGAGGCAACCTGGCCTAGCGTTGCGGCTGCACGACGCATGAGCCCCAGCCCCGCCAACTTGCTCACCTACTCGAATGAACGTGGATTCGATAGGAATCTCGCACAAGTCCTTCTAGCAGGCGAAGACGACCTTCCCGTTGAAATGGAGAACTTGGAGGCTACGGACGCAGAGCTCTTACAGGAGCTCCTAGTCCTCATACTGAACGCAGCTACGTTCCTCAGTCCTAAAGTTCGTGTCTCACTGGCTCTACAAATCATTCCGGAACCCCAGCCTGATGAACTCCCCGTGGCCGAGGTCGAACCGCAAGAGGACGATCTTCTAGCTGAACTCTTAGAGGCAGGCCTCGTTCCCGACACCGCTGAAACATTCGAACACTTCGCCACAGCAGGATGGGGTGCAGTAGCTAGAGCTTTCGAAGTGTCTGAGAAAGCGGCCGAATTTCTCTCCCCGGAGCTTGTTGGCGGTCATGCTGCGGAGTTACTCCGCAAACCTCGCGTGCCGGTCAAAACTAAGATGAGGATCCTGAACGAGCTAAAAACCTTTGTGGAAGATGACGACTCGGAGGGCCTCAAGGAAGCTGGAGGCCTTGCACATGCGAAGGAGATGTCGCTTCCTCTGGCGGAAGTGGAACGGATCGCACCGTATGCTTCGGAGGCACAGCACGTCGTATGGCAACTCGCTCAGTTGGGTCAGGAAATCAGCAGCGACGATGTCATACGGATTCTTGGGAAACTAGACGACGGGTTCGAGGGCTTCAATCAAGCTTCCGGGCATGAATTTGATGTGCCCCGGACCGAGTCCATCACCTCCCTTCTCGAGCGACTAAGAAATGAGGGACTCGTGGAGCTGCCTCGAGGCGGTAAACGTCATCGTAAGAAGGTGAAATTGGTCTAG
- a CDS encoding ribbon-helix-helix domain-containing protein, giving the protein MATLQVSVPDELHAYIDRRTVHGDYASAEEYLIELVRKDRERYESHHRALRQKVLDGMDSGPGTPWSDGAE; this is encoded by the coding sequence ATGGCAACGTTGCAAGTCTCGGTTCCTGATGAGCTCCATGCCTACATCGACCGTCGCACAGTCCACGGCGACTATGCCTCCGCCGAGGAGTACCTCATCGAGTTGGTGCGGAAGGACCGCGAACGATACGAGAGCCACCACCGAGCCCTTCGCCAGAAGGTTCTGGACGGTATGGACTCCGGTCCTGGTACGCCATGGTCAGACGGGGCAGAGTGA
- a CDS encoding TetR/AcrR family transcriptional regulator, producing MAIRKNPDVSVADIAAEAGMGRMTLYGHFQTRAELIEAALVDSLERAEEVLSEIPLDGDARTAFQRLLASSWVFVDQSRALLATAQKELSAGRIRELHEKAEARMRGLLVRGQQEGTFRNDLPVSWLLTTTHVVLNGAAEEILAVRLDPDDAPRFIEATLLSAFAAQGE from the coding sequence ATGGCAATCCGCAAGAACCCTGACGTCTCTGTTGCTGATATCGCCGCCGAGGCAGGGATGGGCCGCATGACGCTGTACGGGCATTTCCAGACTCGGGCAGAGCTGATCGAGGCCGCCTTGGTGGATAGTCTTGAACGTGCTGAAGAGGTGCTCAGTGAGATCCCCTTGGATGGCGACGCCCGTACGGCCTTCCAACGGCTGCTCGCATCCAGCTGGGTGTTCGTTGACCAGTCCCGGGCTCTGCTGGCCACGGCGCAGAAGGAGCTGTCCGCGGGCCGTATTCGTGAACTGCACGAGAAAGCCGAGGCGCGCATGCGCGGCCTACTGGTACGAGGCCAGCAAGAAGGCACTTTTCGCAACGATCTGCCGGTGAGCTGGCTGCTCACCACTACCCACGTGGTGCTCAATGGTGCCGCGGAGGAGATTCTCGCCGTTCGCCTTGACCCAGATGATGCCCCCCGTTTCATCGAGGCCACTCTCCTATCTGCCTTCGCAGCACAGGGTGAGTGA
- a CDS encoding heavy-metal-associated domain-containing protein, translating to MAATAEFQVTGMSCGHCERAVRTELSEIDGVTSIEVSARTGRLAVTAEQSVDDAAVITAVDEAGYTAVRS from the coding sequence ATGGCAGCAACAGCTGAATTTCAGGTGACCGGGATGAGCTGCGGACACTGCGAGCGCGCGGTCCGCACTGAGCTCTCCGAGATCGACGGAGTGACCAGCATCGAAGTCAGTGCCCGGACCGGTCGACTAGCGGTGACCGCCGAACAGTCTGTCGATGATGCTGCGGTGATCACCGCCGTCGATGAGGCTGGCTACACCGCCGTGAGGAGCTGA
- a CDS encoding heavy-metal-associated domain-containing protein — translation MKAPARLGLYGLTLLTVFAVSGVTANTVIDEDTVQAWTEETPDDHDGQGDGEMSSGGQERHAADSAPPGLGLTHDGYQLTEVSSPTEIGIEGELSFAVTGPDGEPVTSYELDHEKEMHLIVVRSDGQHFRHVHPERDESGTWSTPWEWDAAGTYRIFADFLPEQAGEGLTLSATREVAGDYDPAPADQPVTETTVDGFDVVVEGDLIAGEATELTMTISRDGMPVAELEPYLGAFGHLVALRDGDLAYLHVHPHDDVPASDETAGPEIVFEAAAPTPGRYLLYLDFQVNGEVHTASLVMDTTTDTGGGETEDRDGRDEEGDDHDH, via the coding sequence ATGAAGGCCCCCGCGCGGCTGGGCCTGTACGGGCTGACTCTCCTGACCGTGTTTGCTGTGTCTGGTGTCACGGCGAACACAGTCATCGACGAAGACACCGTGCAGGCCTGGACGGAGGAGACACCAGATGATCACGACGGACAAGGAGACGGTGAGATGAGCAGCGGTGGCCAAGAGCGCCATGCGGCTGATTCGGCTCCTCCGGGTCTCGGCTTGACCCATGACGGCTACCAGCTCACAGAGGTCAGCAGCCCGACGGAGATTGGCATTGAGGGTGAGCTGAGCTTTGCGGTGACCGGACCCGACGGAGAGCCGGTGACCAGTTATGAGCTCGATCACGAGAAAGAGATGCACCTGATTGTGGTGCGCTCCGACGGGCAGCACTTCCGGCACGTGCACCCTGAACGTGATGAATCGGGCACCTGGTCGACTCCCTGGGAATGGGATGCGGCAGGTACCTATCGGATCTTCGCCGACTTCTTGCCGGAACAGGCGGGGGAGGGTCTGACCCTTTCTGCGACGAGGGAGGTAGCCGGTGATTACGACCCGGCACCAGCTGATCAGCCAGTCACCGAGACGACGGTGGACGGATTCGACGTGGTCGTTGAAGGCGACCTGATCGCGGGCGAGGCAACGGAGCTGACGATGACCATCAGCCGCGACGGCATGCCAGTGGCCGAACTTGAGCCCTACCTCGGTGCATTTGGGCACCTGGTCGCCCTGCGCGATGGCGATCTGGCTTATCTGCACGTCCACCCCCACGACGATGTTCCGGCCAGCGACGAGACCGCCGGTCCGGAGATCGTGTTCGAGGCAGCTGCTCCGACGCCCGGTCGGTATCTGCTGTACCTGGACTTCCAGGTCAACGGTGAAGTCCATACCGCGTCGCTGGTCATGGACACGACCACCGACACCGGTGGTGGGGAGACAGAAGACCGGGATGGGCGCGATGAAGAAGGAGATGATCATGACCACTGA
- a CDS encoding heavy metal translocating P-type ATPase, which yields MTTESTRTEVTLTGVELKIGGMTCASCANRIEKKLNKLHGVDASVNYATEKASVTAPEGYDPELLIAEVEKTGYTAELPSPDRNTSSGPAGEGESFEDAELRMLKQRLIGAAVLSVPVIAMAMIPALQFDYWGFASLVLAAPVVVWAGWPFHKAAWANLKHGAATMDTLISVGTVSALIWSIIALFFGTAGQPGVVHPFELTISRSDGLGHIYLEVGAGVITFILLGRYFEKRSKRTAGAALRALLEMGAKEVTILRNGPQGEKTEHRVSTDELSAGDEFVVRPGEKIATDGVITSGRSAIDASMLTGESVPVEVTVGDPVTGATVNAGGRLVVKATRVGSDTQLAQMAKMVEDAQSGKAEIQRLADRVSSVFVPVAIAVAVAALGAWLMAGFPVSAASTATVAVLIIACPCALGLATPTALLVGTGRGAQMGVLIKGPEILESTRNVDTIVLDKTGTVTTGKMTLTDVLTGEGVSRDELLRLAGGLEDYSEHPIAQAIAAAAAAQVGELPTPESFENVEGKGVQGVIEGHAVLVGRETLLADWSMRLDDNLTAAKEAAEREGRTAIAVGWDGKARGVLVVSDQIKPTSAQAIAQFKELGLSPVLLTGDNQAVAEQVAAEVGIDRVIAEVLPKDKVDVVTRLQEEGKVVAMVGDGVNDAPALAQSDLGLAMGTGTDVAIEAADITLVRGDLRAAADAIRLARKTLRTIKQNLFWAFGYNTTAIPIAAFGLLNPMLAGAAMAFSSVSVVTNSLRLRRFKAKANQHITPNPSRTAPTSQPVNADPSSSTPQKKGLQKMTAHDHKTDNHHDHSHGAASGGCSGHAPKTEDLAAVNSADVTECLVMAGTPVIKSQAEDEGLYRDYNGERYWFCCAACGPLFDADPDRYIIAA from the coding sequence ATGACCACTGAGAGCACCCGCACCGAGGTCACTCTCACCGGCGTTGAGCTGAAGATCGGCGGGATGACGTGTGCCTCATGTGCGAACCGGATCGAGAAGAAGCTCAACAAACTCCACGGTGTCGACGCGAGCGTGAACTACGCCACCGAGAAGGCAAGCGTCACCGCCCCCGAGGGCTACGATCCGGAGTTGCTGATCGCGGAGGTCGAGAAGACCGGCTACACCGCTGAGCTGCCGTCTCCGGACAGGAACACCTCCAGCGGCCCTGCTGGTGAGGGTGAGTCCTTCGAAGATGCCGAGCTCCGAATGCTCAAACAGCGCTTGATCGGCGCGGCCGTCCTCTCTGTGCCGGTGATCGCGATGGCGATGATCCCGGCTCTGCAGTTCGACTACTGGGGGTTTGCCTCCCTGGTGCTGGCGGCTCCGGTGGTGGTGTGGGCCGGGTGGCCGTTCCACAAGGCCGCCTGGGCGAATCTCAAGCACGGTGCAGCCACCATGGACACACTGATCTCAGTCGGCACCGTCTCTGCGCTGATCTGGTCGATCATCGCGCTGTTCTTCGGCACCGCCGGCCAACCGGGTGTGGTCCACCCCTTCGAGCTGACGATTTCACGTTCCGACGGGCTTGGGCATATCTATCTTGAGGTCGGCGCCGGAGTGATCACCTTCATCCTGCTGGGCCGCTACTTCGAGAAGCGCTCCAAACGCACTGCCGGAGCAGCCCTGCGCGCTCTGCTCGAGATGGGTGCGAAGGAAGTCACGATCCTCCGCAACGGCCCTCAGGGAGAGAAGACTGAGCACCGAGTCTCCACTGACGAGCTTTCCGCGGGCGACGAGTTCGTGGTCCGACCCGGTGAGAAGATCGCCACCGATGGGGTGATCACCTCGGGGCGCTCTGCGATCGACGCCTCGATGCTCACTGGTGAGTCGGTCCCGGTCGAGGTTACCGTCGGTGACCCGGTGACGGGCGCCACGGTGAATGCCGGCGGCCGTCTGGTGGTCAAGGCCACCCGGGTCGGTTCGGACACCCAGTTGGCGCAGATGGCCAAAATGGTCGAAGACGCCCAGTCCGGCAAGGCCGAGATTCAGCGCCTGGCCGACCGGGTCTCCTCGGTGTTCGTGCCTGTGGCCATCGCGGTCGCGGTTGCGGCCTTGGGCGCGTGGCTCATGGCCGGGTTCCCGGTCAGTGCCGCCTCCACCGCGACGGTTGCGGTGCTGATCATCGCCTGCCCCTGCGCACTCGGTCTGGCCACCCCCACTGCGCTGCTGGTCGGCACCGGACGCGGAGCCCAGATGGGCGTGCTCATCAAGGGTCCAGAGATCCTGGAATCGACCCGCAACGTCGACACCATCGTGCTCGACAAGACCGGCACCGTCACCACCGGGAAAATGACCCTGACGGATGTCCTGACCGGTGAGGGCGTGAGCCGTGATGAGCTGCTTCGTCTGGCTGGTGGCCTGGAGGACTACTCTGAGCATCCCATTGCTCAGGCGATCGCCGCCGCGGCCGCCGCACAGGTCGGCGAACTGCCCACCCCGGAATCCTTCGAAAACGTCGAAGGCAAAGGTGTCCAGGGCGTGATTGAGGGGCACGCCGTGCTCGTTGGTCGTGAGACGCTGCTGGCCGACTGGTCGATGCGCCTGGACGACAACCTCACAGCGGCAAAGGAGGCCGCTGAGCGCGAGGGCAGGACTGCGATCGCCGTCGGCTGGGACGGCAAGGCACGCGGTGTGCTGGTTGTCTCTGATCAGATCAAGCCCACCTCCGCTCAGGCCATCGCCCAGTTCAAGGAGCTGGGGCTGTCACCGGTGCTGCTGACCGGTGACAACCAGGCCGTTGCAGAGCAGGTCGCCGCAGAGGTCGGCATCGACCGGGTCATCGCCGAGGTGCTGCCCAAGGACAAGGTCGACGTCGTCACCCGACTCCAAGAGGAAGGCAAGGTCGTGGCGATGGTCGGAGACGGTGTCAACGACGCGCCAGCACTGGCCCAGTCCGACCTGGGACTGGCGATGGGGACCGGCACCGACGTCGCCATCGAAGCTGCTGACATCACCCTGGTCCGCGGCGATCTGCGGGCCGCCGCCGACGCGATCCGCCTGGCGCGCAAGACGCTGCGCACCATCAAGCAGAACCTGTTCTGGGCGTTCGGCTACAACACCACTGCGATCCCCATCGCAGCTTTCGGCCTCCTCAATCCGATGCTGGCTGGAGCTGCGATGGCATTCTCCAGCGTCAGTGTCGTCACGAACAGCCTGCGGCTGCGCAGGTTCAAGGCCAAAGCCAACCAGCACATCACCCCAAACCCCTCGAGGACCGCGCCGACTTCTCAGCCAGTCAACGCCGACCCCTCGTCGTCAACACCACAGAAGAAAGGACTGCAGAAGATGACTGCGCACGACCACAAAACCGACAACCACCACGACCACAGCCATGGGGCTGCTTCTGGCGGCTGCAGCGGCCACGCACCCAAGACCGAGGACCTCGCTGCCGTGAACAGCGCAGACGTCACCGAGTGCCTAGTGATGGCCGGTACTCCCGTGATCAAATCCCAGGCAGAGGACGAAGGTCTCTACCGCGACTACAACGGCGAGCGTTACTGGTTCTGCTGCGCGGCCTGCGGCCCGCTCTTCGACGCCGATCCGGACCGCTACATCATCGCCGCCTGA
- a CDS encoding heavy metal translocating P-type ATPase yields MLVLAVPVVGFNEMFAHLLGYPLPEAGWVWWISPVLGTVIYLWGGWPFLTGAASEIRSGKPGMMLLIGLAITVAFIASWGASLHLLDHELNFWWELALLVVIMLLGHWIEMRSLAKTSSALDSLAALLPDEAEKVTDHGVEKVAPAELLVGDVVIIRPGASVPADAQIVEGSASMDESMVTGESQPVRRDPGEQVVAGTVATDSGIRAQITATGDDTALAGIQRLVADAQASSSRAQRIADTAAGWLFWFALGAALITAAAWSLLGMPDAAVVRTITVLVIACPHALGLAIPLVVSIATERAARGGVLIKDRLALESMRTVDAVLFDKTGTLTKGEPTVTGVEPAQGHTEDQILAWAAAAESDSEHPLARAILGAASTQALSIPQARDFSSSPAVGVKATINDGEYDIVVEVGGPYLLEQHKTEELPIADQWKDEGAIILHVLADGEVIGALRLADEIRTESKATVEALHTNGVQVVMITGDAQAIADTVASELGIDRVFAGVRPEDKAAKVHQLQTEGQKTAMVGDGVNDAPALAQADVGIAIGAGTDVAISSAGVILASSDPRSVLSIFELSQASYQKMKQNLWWAAGYNLAAVPLAAGILAPIGFVLPMSIGAILMSASTIVVALNAQLLRRLDLTPEASTAKILGRS; encoded by the coding sequence ATGCTGGTGCTGGCGGTGCCGGTGGTGGGGTTCAACGAGATGTTCGCTCACCTGCTGGGCTACCCTCTTCCCGAGGCGGGGTGGGTCTGGTGGATCTCCCCGGTGCTGGGCACGGTCATCTACCTCTGGGGCGGGTGGCCCTTCCTCACCGGCGCGGCCTCCGAGATTCGTTCCGGCAAGCCGGGGATGATGCTGCTGATCGGCCTGGCGATCACCGTGGCGTTCATCGCCTCCTGGGGCGCGAGCCTGCATCTGCTGGATCATGAGCTGAACTTCTGGTGGGAGCTGGCGCTGCTGGTGGTCATCATGCTGCTGGGCCACTGGATCGAGATGCGCTCCCTGGCCAAGACCTCCTCAGCACTGGACTCGCTGGCCGCGCTGCTGCCGGACGAGGCAGAGAAGGTCACCGATCACGGCGTGGAGAAAGTCGCCCCGGCTGAGCTGCTGGTCGGTGATGTGGTGATCATCCGGCCCGGGGCATCGGTGCCTGCTGATGCCCAGATCGTCGAGGGTTCGGCAAGCATGGATGAGTCCATGGTCACCGGTGAGTCCCAGCCGGTGCGCCGAGACCCCGGCGAGCAGGTCGTCGCTGGCACGGTGGCCACCGACTCCGGCATCCGGGCACAGATCACCGCCACCGGTGATGACACCGCCCTGGCCGGGATCCAACGCCTGGTCGCAGATGCCCAGGCCTCCTCCTCCCGGGCCCAGCGGATCGCAGACACCGCCGCGGGCTGGCTGTTCTGGTTCGCGCTGGGCGCCGCGCTGATCACCGCCGCGGCCTGGAGCCTGCTGGGCATGCCCGATGCCGCGGTAGTACGGACCATCACCGTCCTGGTCATCGCCTGTCCCCATGCCCTGGGCCTGGCGATCCCGCTGGTGGTCTCCATCGCCACCGAACGCGCCGCCCGCGGCGGAGTGCTGATCAAAGACCGGCTGGCACTGGAATCGATGCGCACCGTGGACGCGGTCCTCTTCGATAAGACCGGCACCCTGACCAAGGGCGAGCCCACCGTCACCGGCGTTGAGCCCGCCCAGGGCCACACCGAGGACCAGATCCTGGCGTGGGCGGCCGCCGCCGAGTCCGACAGCGAACACCCCCTGGCCCGAGCCATCCTCGGCGCCGCCAGCACCCAAGCCCTGTCGATTCCGCAAGCACGAGACTTCTCCTCCTCCCCAGCGGTCGGGGTCAAGGCCACCATCAACGACGGTGAATACGACATTGTCGTTGAGGTCGGCGGCCCCTACCTGCTGGAACAGCACAAGACCGAGGAGCTGCCCATCGCCGATCAGTGGAAGGACGAGGGCGCGATCATCCTCCACGTCCTAGCCGACGGTGAGGTCATCGGGGCACTGCGCCTAGCCGATGAGATCCGGACTGAGTCCAAAGCCACCGTCGAAGCCCTGCACACCAACGGTGTCCAGGTGGTCATGATCACCGGAGACGCCCAAGCCATCGCCGACACCGTCGCCTCAGAGCTGGGCATCGACCGGGTCTTCGCCGGAGTCCGCCCAGAGGACAAAGCCGCCAAAGTCCACCAGCTCCAAACTGAGGGACAGAAGACCGCGATGGTCGGCGACGGCGTCAACGACGCCCCCGCCCTGGCCCAAGCCGATGTCGGCATCGCCATCGGAGCAGGAACCGATGTAGCCATCAGCTCAGCAGGAGTCATCCTCGCCAGCTCCGACCCACGCTCAGTACTATCAATCTTCGAACTCTCCCAAGCCAGCTACCAGAAGATGAAGCAGAACCTCTGGTGGGCCGCCGGATACAACCTCGCCGCAGTCCCCCTGGCCGCAGGCATCCTGGCACCCATCGGATTCGTACTGCCCATGAGCATCGGCGCAATCCTCATGTCAGCCTCCACCATCGTCGTCGCACTCAACGCCCAACTGCTCCGACGACTCGACCTCACCCCGGAAGCAAGCACTGCCAAAATCCTCGGCCGCTCCTGA
- a CDS encoding metal-sensitive transcriptional regulator, with translation MTTQGPDPSISATHGYISDKDRYLARLKRIEGQARGIHRMIDEDTYCIDILTQISAITSALNNVALGLLDDHLSHCVTGAVQDGGAEAEAKIKEASDAIARLVKS, from the coding sequence ATGACCACGCAGGGCCCCGACCCGTCGATTTCAGCAACCCATGGCTACATCAGTGACAAGGATCGCTACCTTGCACGCCTCAAGCGCATTGAAGGCCAGGCCCGCGGCATCCACCGCATGATCGACGAAGACACCTACTGCATCGACATACTGACCCAGATCAGCGCGATCACCTCTGCCCTGAACAACGTGGCCTTGGGCCTGCTGGATGACCACCTCAGCCACTGTGTCACCGGCGCCGTCCAAGACGGTGGGGCTGAGGCGGAGGCGAAGATCAAAGAGGCCTCCGACGCTATCGCCCGCTTGGTGAAGTCCTAG